From Xiphophorus maculatus strain JP 163 A chromosome 12, X_maculatus-5.0-male, whole genome shotgun sequence, the proteins below share one genomic window:
- the LOC102223858 gene encoding inactive phospholipid phosphatase 7-like isoform X1, whose translation MSSLLDEIKVFEPRDASNIVHVTAKCFCSMRKTADPHTLYISIAVDKITDACCSCQAGVAMPGSQTRSRPRDRNNILNRPEFMSLNQPVHRETSGEGRSRRTATSRPSQQDDATARGSRDSSDGAPSGDGVPKDGSRWPEQDCMQLNPSFRGIAINSLLAIDINLSRRLGVCMGARGPGAPLRPMVALLAFSGHALPWLCGTLLCLWRSDSLAGQEVLVNLLLALLLDLMTVAGVQKLVRRRGPWDAPPGFLDRVALDSYSFPAAHASRAVVVSRFLLNHLVLAVPLRILLYLWAFLVGVSRVLLGKHHLSDVGCGFALGFLLFSLVESVWLDSAACQALLAVGSLHWAPLV comes from the exons atgtcatccttgttggatgagatcaaggtgtttgagCCTCGCGACGCCTCCAACATTGTTCAtgtcacagcaaaatgcttttGCTCCATGAGGAAAACGGCAGATCCACACACCCTCTACATCAGTATAGCTGTGGACAAGATCACTGATGCCTGTTGTTCTTGCCAGGCTGG CGTCGCCATGCCTGGCAGCCAGACCCGGAGCCGGCCCAGGGACCGGAATAACATCCTGAACCGTCCCGAGTTCATGTCCCTGAACCAGCCGGTCCACAGAGAAACCTCCGGGGAGGGGCGGTCCAGGAGAACCGCCACGAGTCGGCCGAGTCAGCAGGACGACGCCACGGCGAG GGGGTCCAGGGACTCCTCCGATGGGGCCCCATCAGGAGACGGGGTTCCGAAGGACGGGTCCCGCTGGCCCGAGCAGGACTGCATGCAGCTGAACCCGTCCTTCCGCGGCATCGCCATCAACTCGCTGCTCGCCATCGACATCAACCTGTCCAGGCGTCTGGGTGTGTGCATGGGGGCCCGCGGCCCCGGGGCCCCGCTGCGCCCCATGGTGGCCCTGCTGGCCTTCTCTGGACACGCGCTGCCCTGGCTCTGCGGGACGCTGCTCTGCCTGTGGCGCAGCGACTCGCTGGCGGGACAGGAAGTCCTGGTCAACCTGCTGCTGG ccctgctgctggacctgatgACCGTCGCGGGCGTCCAGAAGCTGGTGCGGCGCCGCGGCCCGTGGGACGCCCCCCCAGGGTTCCTGGACCGCGTCGCCCTGGACTCGTACTCGTTCCCCGCCGCCCACGCCAGCCGGGCCGTCGTGGTTTCCCGCTTCCTGCTGAACCACCTGGTGCTGGCG GTGCCCCTCCGGATCCTGCTGTACCTGTGGGCCTTCCTGGTGGGCGTGTCCCGGGTCCTGCTGGGGAAGCATCACCTGTCGGACGTCGGCTGCGGCTTCGCGCTCGGGTTCCTGCTCTTCAGCCTGGTGGAGTCCGTCTGGCTGGACTCGGCCGCCTGCCAGGCGCTGCTGGCCGTCGGCTCTCTGCACTGGGCGCCACTGGTGTAG
- the LOC102223858 gene encoding inactive phospholipid phosphatase 7-like isoform X2 encodes MINVAMPGSQTRSRPRDRNNILNRPEFMSLNQPVHRETSGEGRSRRTATSRPSQQDDATARGSRDSSDGAPSGDGVPKDGSRWPEQDCMQLNPSFRGIAINSLLAIDINLSRRLGVCMGARGPGAPLRPMVALLAFSGHALPWLCGTLLCLWRSDSLAGQEVLVNLLLALLLDLMTVAGVQKLVRRRGPWDAPPGFLDRVALDSYSFPAAHASRAVVVSRFLLNHLVLAVPLRILLYLWAFLVGVSRVLLGKHHLSDVGCGFALGFLLFSLVESVWLDSAACQALLAVGSLHWAPLV; translated from the exons atgataaa CGTCGCCATGCCTGGCAGCCAGACCCGGAGCCGGCCCAGGGACCGGAATAACATCCTGAACCGTCCCGAGTTCATGTCCCTGAACCAGCCGGTCCACAGAGAAACCTCCGGGGAGGGGCGGTCCAGGAGAACCGCCACGAGTCGGCCGAGTCAGCAGGACGACGCCACGGCGAG GGGGTCCAGGGACTCCTCCGATGGGGCCCCATCAGGAGACGGGGTTCCGAAGGACGGGTCCCGCTGGCCCGAGCAGGACTGCATGCAGCTGAACCCGTCCTTCCGCGGCATCGCCATCAACTCGCTGCTCGCCATCGACATCAACCTGTCCAGGCGTCTGGGTGTGTGCATGGGGGCCCGCGGCCCCGGGGCCCCGCTGCGCCCCATGGTGGCCCTGCTGGCCTTCTCTGGACACGCGCTGCCCTGGCTCTGCGGGACGCTGCTCTGCCTGTGGCGCAGCGACTCGCTGGCGGGACAGGAAGTCCTGGTCAACCTGCTGCTGG ccctgctgctggacctgatgACCGTCGCGGGCGTCCAGAAGCTGGTGCGGCGCCGCGGCCCGTGGGACGCCCCCCCAGGGTTCCTGGACCGCGTCGCCCTGGACTCGTACTCGTTCCCCGCCGCCCACGCCAGCCGGGCCGTCGTGGTTTCCCGCTTCCTGCTGAACCACCTGGTGCTGGCG GTGCCCCTCCGGATCCTGCTGTACCTGTGGGCCTTCCTGGTGGGCGTGTCCCGGGTCCTGCTGGGGAAGCATCACCTGTCGGACGTCGGCTGCGGCTTCGCGCTCGGGTTCCTGCTCTTCAGCCTGGTGGAGTCCGTCTGGCTGGACTCGGCCGCCTGCCAGGCGCTGCTGGCCGTCGGCTCTCTGCACTGGGCGCCACTGGTGTAG
- the LOC102223858 gene encoding inactive phospholipid phosphatase 7-like isoform X3, with amino-acid sequence MPGSQTRSRPRDRNNILNRPEFMSLNQPVHRETSGEGRSRRTATSRPSQQDDATARGSRDSSDGAPSGDGVPKDGSRWPEQDCMQLNPSFRGIAINSLLAIDINLSRRLGVCMGARGPGAPLRPMVALLAFSGHALPWLCGTLLCLWRSDSLAGQEVLVNLLLALLLDLMTVAGVQKLVRRRGPWDAPPGFLDRVALDSYSFPAAHASRAVVVSRFLLNHLVLAVPLRILLYLWAFLVGVSRVLLGKHHLSDVGCGFALGFLLFSLVESVWLDSAACQALLAVGSLHWAPLV; translated from the exons ATGCCTGGCAGCCAGACCCGGAGCCGGCCCAGGGACCGGAATAACATCCTGAACCGTCCCGAGTTCATGTCCCTGAACCAGCCGGTCCACAGAGAAACCTCCGGGGAGGGGCGGTCCAGGAGAACCGCCACGAGTCGGCCGAGTCAGCAGGACGACGCCACGGCGAG GGGGTCCAGGGACTCCTCCGATGGGGCCCCATCAGGAGACGGGGTTCCGAAGGACGGGTCCCGCTGGCCCGAGCAGGACTGCATGCAGCTGAACCCGTCCTTCCGCGGCATCGCCATCAACTCGCTGCTCGCCATCGACATCAACCTGTCCAGGCGTCTGGGTGTGTGCATGGGGGCCCGCGGCCCCGGGGCCCCGCTGCGCCCCATGGTGGCCCTGCTGGCCTTCTCTGGACACGCGCTGCCCTGGCTCTGCGGGACGCTGCTCTGCCTGTGGCGCAGCGACTCGCTGGCGGGACAGGAAGTCCTGGTCAACCTGCTGCTGG ccctgctgctggacctgatgACCGTCGCGGGCGTCCAGAAGCTGGTGCGGCGCCGCGGCCCGTGGGACGCCCCCCCAGGGTTCCTGGACCGCGTCGCCCTGGACTCGTACTCGTTCCCCGCCGCCCACGCCAGCCGGGCCGTCGTGGTTTCCCGCTTCCTGCTGAACCACCTGGTGCTGGCG GTGCCCCTCCGGATCCTGCTGTACCTGTGGGCCTTCCTGGTGGGCGTGTCCCGGGTCCTGCTGGGGAAGCATCACCTGTCGGACGTCGGCTGCGGCTTCGCGCTCGGGTTCCTGCTCTTCAGCCTGGTGGAGTCCGTCTGGCTGGACTCGGCCGCCTGCCAGGCGCTGCTGGCCGTCGGCTCTCTGCACTGGGCGCCACTGGTGTAG